CGCTACAATCGCGCGCTGCTCTATCGCAGCTGGAACCTGCATAGCGGGGCGATTTCGTCAGCCAGCGCGCTGTCGCCCGATCCGGTTCGGGGGCGGTTGACGGTGACGGCATTCCTGTCGATCGGTTGACGAACGCCTGCCGCGAATTTCCCACGACCCTTCGCCGAAAATAGACTGATGTTCCGGAACGGGACAACGGGTCGTCGTACTTCGGTGTAAGGGAGAGGATGGACCTTCTATGGGCGCCGGCGCTTCACTCCTTTAAACATTGGATCAAACTCGTGCCTTTTCAGACCCGCATGTTGATTTCCGCCGCGCTCGCCGCGACCGCGCTGACGATCCCGGCGCTCGCGCAAAGCAACTCGATTACCGGTATCGATGCGCTGCGCGAGTGGAATCTCGTCGTGCTCGGCAATCTCGAATCCTCGTCCGAGGTCGAGGGGCGAACCTTCGTCGGCGGCAATTTGACGGGCAATTCGTCGAATTACGGTATCCGCGCCACGACCTCGCCGAACGGCCAGCCGGGGCTGACCGTCGTCGGCAACGTCACGGGCAGCCACAAGAATCTGAACAACGGGTCGGGCGCTGTCGTCGGGGGCAATGTGACGAGCGGCTTCAACCTCAACGGTCCGAATCAGACGGTGAAGGTCGGCGGCACGATCAGCAACACCAACGTCAACCAGAACAGCGTCCTGGCGAATCTCGACCGGAGCAACCCGGCGTTCGGCCTGGGACTGCAGCAGCAGAAGGCCGACCTCAAGAGCAGCCTCGGCAGCCTGTCGTTCGACATGGGCACGCTGGCCGCCAACAGCCAGATGACGGTTCAGGGCAACCGCGGCATTTTCAACGCGCAGCCGAACGCTCAGGGGCTCGCGGTGTTCAACATCGCCGCTGCCGACCTCGACAGGATCGGCGAGATCCAGTTCAATCTGGGCGGCGCCGATACCGCGATCGTCAACGTCAGCGGCCGGTCGATCAATCTCAATGACAACTTCCTCGGCGGCACCAACAATCTTGGCGAACGGGTGATATGGAACTTTCCCGATGCCGAGGAACTGAAGCTGACCACCGCCTGGGGC
This DNA window, taken from Sphingopyxis sp. PAMC25046, encodes the following:
- a CDS encoding choice-of-anchor A family protein — its product is MLISAALAATALTIPALAQSNSITGIDALREWNLVVLGNLESSSEVEGRTFVGGNLTGNSSNYGIRATTSPNGQPGLTVVGNVTGSHKNLNNGSGAVVGGNVTSGFNLNGPNQTVKVGGTISNTNVNQNSVLANLDRSNPAFGLGLQQQKADLKSSLGSLSFDMGTLAANSQMTVQGNRGIFNAQPNAQGLAVFNIAAADLDRIGEIQFNLGGADTAIVNVSGRSINLNDNFLGGTNNLGERVIWNFPDAEELKLTTAWGGSVLAPLADAETRNYIQGSGVFGNLKQNGEMHVGIFKGGYVTQPSGGTSTGGDSSTGGGAPGGGGSTGGAVPVPEPGMFGLFGLGVAGLILWRRRRASRDDG